A single region of the Thermoanaerobacterium aotearoense genome encodes:
- a CDS encoding response regulator transcription factor: protein MEESILIIEDEKRIARFLQIELEHEGYSVTLEYSGNSGLRKALDGDYDLIILDLMLPGLDGFSVLRELRKKSSTPVIILSAKDEVKDKVLGLDIGADDYLTKPFSIEELMARIRNALRKNAKSNANKLAYDGITMDLSTYEVKRDGIKVELTKKEFELLKYLIINSEIVLTRENILENVWGYNYIGETNIVDVYIRYLRSKIDEPFNNKLIQTVRGVGYSLRKEKDED, encoded by the coding sequence ATGGAAGAAAGCATACTCATAATTGAAGATGAGAAAAGAATTGCGAGATTTTTACAGATAGAGCTTGAACATGAAGGTTATAGTGTGACATTAGAATATAGCGGCAATAGTGGTTTAAGAAAGGCTTTAGATGGAGATTACGATTTGATAATCTTAGATTTGATGCTTCCAGGTTTGGATGGTTTTTCAGTCTTGAGAGAACTGAGAAAAAAATCATCAACACCTGTAATAATTTTAAGCGCAAAAGATGAGGTAAAAGACAAGGTATTAGGGCTTGATATAGGCGCTGATGATTATCTTACGAAGCCGTTTTCGATTGAAGAGCTTATGGCGAGAATAAGAAATGCCCTTAGAAAAAATGCAAAGTCAAATGCTAATAAATTGGCATATGATGGCATAACAATGGACCTGTCTACATACGAAGTAAAAAGAGATGGAATAAAGGTAGAGTTGACGAAAAAAGAGTTTGAGCTTTTGAAATATTTGATTATAAACTCTGAAATAGTGCTTACAAGAGAAAATATATTGGAGAATGTATGGGGCTACAATTATATTGGTGAGACAAACATAGTTGATGTGTACATAAGATATTTGAGGAGTAAAATTGATGAACCGTTTAATAATAAGTTGATACAGACGGTAAGAGGTGTAGGATACTCTTTAAGGAAAGAAAAAGATGAAGATTAA
- the aroA gene encoding 3-phosphoshikimate 1-carboxyvinyltransferase, giving the protein MDVEISKKSHLKGVVNVPGDKSISHRAIMFGSIATGDTVVKGFLKSEDCFSTINCMRKLGVDIKIDKDDVYVRGKGMYLNESLDILDAGNSGTTMRLLSGILAGQKFTSTITGDESLRKRPMKRIIKPLSMMGAEITAAYDNYAPLTIKGSTLNGISYKTEVASAQVKSCIMLASLYAQDVTIIEEPYLSRNHSELMLNYFGGNFESYDNKVICRPVEKLHGCEILVPGDISSAAYFMVAASILPNSEVLIKNVNINNTRTGIIDVLNKMGGNIEIIDAKVVNNEPVADIVVKSSHLKGVEIGGEIIPRLIDEIPVIAVAAAYADGTTVIKDAEELKVKESNRIDTMVSQLRKMGADIEATSDGMVIGGKEKLFGATVDSYNDHRVAMSLSIAALKADGSTKIKNAECVNISFPDFYSVLNVL; this is encoded by the coding sequence ATGGATGTAGAAATTTCTAAAAAAAGCCATCTAAAAGGTGTAGTGAATGTTCCTGGAGATAAATCCATATCCCATAGAGCCATAATGTTTGGCTCTATTGCCACTGGCGATACTGTTGTGAAAGGTTTCTTAAAGAGTGAAGATTGCTTTTCGACGATAAATTGCATGAGAAAGTTAGGTGTAGACATAAAAATAGATAAAGATGATGTATATGTTAGAGGAAAAGGCATGTATCTGAATGAAAGCCTTGATATTTTAGATGCTGGAAATTCTGGTACAACGATGCGCCTTTTATCAGGCATTTTAGCCGGTCAGAAATTTACATCTACTATAACTGGTGATGAGTCTTTAAGAAAAAGGCCTATGAAGCGGATAATAAAGCCATTATCAATGATGGGGGCGGAAATAACAGCGGCTTATGACAACTATGCTCCTCTTACCATAAAAGGTAGTACACTTAATGGAATTAGCTACAAAACAGAAGTTGCCAGTGCTCAAGTAAAATCTTGCATAATGCTGGCAAGTTTGTATGCACAGGACGTTACGATAATCGAGGAACCGTATTTGTCCAGAAACCACAGCGAGCTTATGCTTAATTACTTTGGCGGAAATTTTGAATCTTATGACAATAAGGTGATATGCCGTCCTGTGGAAAAACTGCATGGGTGCGAAATCTTGGTTCCTGGTGACATATCTTCTGCTGCTTATTTTATGGTAGCAGCCAGCATATTACCTAATTCAGAAGTGTTGATAAAAAATGTAAATATAAACAACACGCGAACAGGAATAATAGATGTGTTGAATAAAATGGGTGGCAATATTGAAATAATAGATGCGAAAGTCGTAAACAATGAGCCTGTAGCGGACATAGTAGTAAAATCTTCACATCTAAAGGGAGTTGAGATTGGTGGTGAGATTATACCGAGGTTGATCGATGAGATACCGGTTATTGCGGTAGCGGCAGCTTACGCTGATGGTACTACAGTTATAAAAGATGCTGAAGAACTAAAAGTAAAAGAAAGCAATCGCATAGACACCATGGTAAGCCAATTGAGAAAAATGGGTGCTGACATAGAAGCTACAAGCGATGGTATGGTAATTGGTGGGAAAGAAAAGCTGTTTGGTGCTACGGTTGACAGCTACAACGATCATAGAGTTGCAATGTCATTAAGCATAGCTGCCCTAAAAGCTGATGGAAGTACAAAGATAAAAAATGCTGAATGTGTGAATATTTCATTTCCTGATTTTTATAGCGTACTTAATGTGCTATAA
- a CDS encoding prephenate dehydrogenase, which translates to MIKKVAIIGLGLIGGSLAKAIRKYTNLGIIGIDVKDDYIEEALMEGIIDDGLKKLDMKIDADVVFVCTPVGAVINCIEEMLPHLKDGCVITDVGSTKKTIMDAVKGILPKDKFFIGGHPMAGSEKCGFSSSSSELFFGSNYFIIPDEKTPDNVVEIFVDEIIKKIGANPILVDSYSHDKIVGIVSHVPHILSAALTNFAYREDADAIKFAAGGFKDSTRISMSQTEMWKDIILNNKDVIKKLIMDYENLLNEFLFSLDCDDIKSLCEFFDSAREIRKSIAS; encoded by the coding sequence ATGATCAAAAAAGTGGCTATCATAGGATTGGGTCTTATAGGAGGTTCTCTGGCCAAAGCCATAAGAAAATATACGAATTTAGGCATAATAGGCATAGACGTTAAAGATGATTATATAGAGGAAGCTTTAATGGAAGGAATAATTGATGATGGTTTAAAAAAGCTTGACATGAAAATAGATGCTGATGTTGTGTTTGTGTGCACTCCTGTTGGTGCAGTCATAAATTGCATAGAAGAAATGCTTCCTCATTTAAAGGACGGCTGTGTGATAACTGATGTTGGAAGCACAAAAAAAACGATAATGGATGCGGTAAAGGGTATATTGCCGAAAGATAAATTCTTTATAGGCGGTCATCCTATGGCAGGCTCTGAAAAGTGTGGATTTTCCTCAAGTAGTTCTGAACTCTTTTTTGGAAGCAATTATTTTATAATTCCCGACGAAAAAACACCAGACAATGTGGTAGAGATTTTTGTCGATGAAATCATTAAAAAAATTGGTGCTAATCCTATACTTGTAGACAGCTATTCACATGATAAGATAGTAGGTATTGTGAGCCATGTACCGCATATCTTATCGGCAGCATTGACTAATTTTGCATATAGAGAAGACGCAGATGCTATAAAATTCGCTGCCGGTGGCTTTAAAGATTCTACGAGAATATCAATGTCCCAGACTGAGATGTGGAAGGATATTATTTTGAATAATAAAGACGTGATAAAAAAGCTGATAATGGATTATGAAAATCTTTTAAACGAATTTTTATTTAGCCTTGATTGTGACGATATAAAATCACTGTGTGAATTTTTTGATTCAGCCAGAGAAATCAGAAAAAGCATAGCTTCTTGA
- the aroF gene encoding 3-deoxy-7-phosphoheptulonate synthase, whose amino-acid sequence MVIVMKPSATEKQISDVSNLLLSLDLKPHISKGEERVVIGVIGDKKKLKDKNVELMEGVEKVIPIVESYKLASRTFNPVSTIVDVDGVQVGGKSVVIMAGPCAVESKEQLFESAEAVKKFGAKFLRGGAYKPRTSPYSFQGLEKEGLEMLYEAKKYTGLKIVTEVMDVYSIEIVAKYADVLQIGARNMQNFSLLKEVGRSNMPVLLKRGIAATIEEWLNAAEYILSEGNKNVILCERGIRTFEQYTRNTLDLSAVPVVKRLSHLPIIVDPSHGTGKSFLVNPMAKAAIAAGADGLIIEVHPDPKNALSDGAQSLTPDEFRVLAEEISNVATAIGRDFK is encoded by the coding sequence ATGGTAATTGTTATGAAGCCAAGTGCTACAGAAAAACAAATCTCTGATGTATCAAATCTTTTATTATCTCTTGATTTAAAACCCCACATTTCTAAAGGAGAAGAACGAGTAGTAATAGGTGTGATAGGAGACAAGAAAAAGCTTAAAGATAAAAATGTTGAGCTTATGGAAGGTGTGGAGAAAGTCATACCTATAGTTGAGTCATACAAACTTGCAAGTCGTACATTTAATCCCGTATCGACGATTGTAGATGTAGACGGCGTCCAAGTTGGCGGTAAAAGTGTGGTCATAATGGCTGGCCCTTGTGCTGTTGAAAGCAAAGAACAGCTTTTTGAAAGTGCAGAAGCGGTTAAGAAGTTTGGAGCTAAATTTTTACGAGGTGGAGCATACAAGCCTCGCACGTCTCCATATTCTTTCCAAGGACTTGAAAAAGAAGGACTTGAAATGCTGTATGAAGCTAAAAAGTATACGGGTTTAAAAATTGTCACGGAGGTTATGGACGTTTATTCCATAGAAATTGTAGCTAAATATGCGGATGTATTGCAAATTGGCGCAAGAAACATGCAAAACTTTTCGCTGCTTAAAGAAGTTGGCCGGTCCAACATGCCTGTTCTTTTAAAGAGAGGCATCGCAGCCACAATAGAAGAGTGGCTTAATGCTGCTGAATACATTTTAAGCGAAGGTAACAAGAATGTGATACTTTGCGAGAGAGGAATAAGGACATTTGAGCAGTACACAAGAAATACCCTTGATTTAAGTGCGGTGCCTGTTGTAAAAAGACTGAGTCACTTGCCAATAATAGTCGATCCGAGCCATGGGACAGGAAAATCTTTTTTAGTAAATCCGATGGCTAAAGCTGCAATAGCTGCCGGAGCAGATGGCCTCATAATTGAAGTTCATCCCGATCCTAAAAATGCTTTATCAGACGGTGCCCAGTCATTGACGCCAGACGAATTTAGAGTTTTGGCAGAAGAAATATCTAATGTAGCAACTGCTATAGGACGTGATTTTAAATGA
- the pheA gene encoding prephenate dehydratase yields MNIYYLGPKGTFSEQALIFYINQKRGYCIKELKTIPDIITMLSINKDDEGLVPIENSIEGTVNVTLDMLINDADGLKIKGEVVIPISHCLIADKSLDFDEIKVIISHPQALAQCRDYIRRNLPNAEIITADSTAKAVSEIKNKAHAAAIGNARAAEIYGAQIIDRDIQDVKNNFTRFIVLASNDCEYTGYDKTSIIFSVPNEPGSLYKILEVFARENVNMTKIESRPSRKKMGEYVFWVDIEGHRCDNRINKILGVLMGKTEFLKVLGSYPKYM; encoded by the coding sequence ATGAACATTTATTACCTTGGACCGAAGGGCACATTTTCTGAACAGGCTCTTATCTTTTATATTAATCAAAAACGAGGATACTGCATTAAAGAGTTAAAGACAATTCCAGACATTATTACAATGTTGAGCATTAATAAAGATGATGAGGGATTAGTTCCGATAGAAAACTCTATAGAAGGCACTGTAAATGTAACATTGGATATGCTTATAAACGATGCCGATGGTCTTAAAATAAAAGGTGAGGTAGTCATTCCCATATCTCATTGTCTTATCGCTGACAAAAGTTTGGACTTTGACGAAATAAAGGTTATAATCTCTCATCCACAAGCACTTGCTCAGTGCAGAGATTATATCAGGAGAAATTTGCCTAACGCTGAAATCATAACTGCAGATAGCACGGCAAAAGCCGTATCTGAAATAAAGAATAAAGCCCATGCTGCAGCTATAGGCAATGCCAGGGCTGCAGAGATTTACGGTGCACAAATAATCGACAGGGATATACAAGATGTGAAAAACAATTTTACGAGGTTTATCGTTCTTGCCTCGAATGATTGTGAATACACCGGGTATGACAAGACATCCATAATATTTTCTGTTCCAAATGAGCCAGGCAGCCTCTATAAGATATTAGAGGTCTTTGCCAGAGAAAATGTAAATATGACCAAGATAGAATCAAGGCCTTCTAGAAAGAAGATGGGCGAATACGTGTTTTGGGTTGACATTGAAGGTCATAGATGCGATAATCGCATTAATAAAATATTAGGTGTGTTAATGGGTAAAACGGAGTTTTTAAAAGTATTAGGTTCATATCCTAAATACATGTAA
- the aroB gene encoding 3-dehydroquinate synthase produces the protein MEIVNVNLKNYSYPIYISNGILSDIGLYLRNHLRSGRAIIITDSNVSNMYLQNVENALSKDGFVVNHSVIKAGEESKNLDTVKRLLEECFNFGLLRDSAVIALGGGVVGDIAGLVAALYMRGVDFIQIPTTLLAQVDSSVGGKVGVNLDKGKNIAGAFYQPKAVFIDTSVLKTLNKREVLGGISEIIKYGIIKDESLLSFIETNMEKILDLDDDMMRHLIKRSCEIKSDVVSKDEKENSIRAILNYGHTIGHALESITQYKKYIHGEAVAIGMYYAGKISLNRKYIDESYLLRIKNLLISCGLPVDYGNIDKYEIIDGIKHDKKNREGKIKFVLPVGHGNAEVFDVLEEEILNVLN, from the coding sequence ATGGAAATCGTCAATGTAAATTTGAAAAATTATTCATATCCTATTTACATCTCAAATGGAATTTTAAGCGATATTGGATTGTATTTGAGAAACCACTTGAGAAGTGGAAGAGCAATCATAATCACTGATTCAAATGTGTCAAATATGTACCTTCAAAATGTAGAAAATGCTTTATCAAAAGATGGATTTGTTGTAAATCACTCAGTTATAAAAGCTGGTGAGGAAAGCAAAAATTTAGACACAGTAAAGCGATTGTTAGAAGAATGTTTCAACTTTGGCTTATTGAGGGATAGTGCTGTTATAGCATTAGGTGGAGGAGTTGTAGGTGATATAGCTGGTCTCGTAGCTGCGTTGTACATGAGAGGCGTAGATTTTATACAGATTCCGACTACGCTATTAGCACAAGTTGACAGCAGTGTTGGAGGTAAAGTTGGAGTAAATTTAGATAAAGGAAAGAATATTGCAGGTGCATTTTATCAGCCAAAGGCTGTTTTCATTGATACAAGTGTACTGAAAACTCTAAATAAAAGAGAAGTGTTAGGAGGAATTTCGGAGATAATAAAGTATGGCATAATTAAAGACGAATCATTGCTTAGTTTCATTGAAACCAATATGGAGAAGATATTAGATTTAGATGATGATATGATGAGACACCTGATAAAAAGATCGTGTGAGATAAAAAGCGACGTTGTATCAAAAGATGAGAAAGAAAATAGCATAAGAGCAATTTTGAACTATGGACATACTATAGGACATGCTTTAGAGTCAATTACACAATATAAAAAGTACATTCACGGTGAGGCTGTTGCCATTGGTATGTATTATGCTGGTAAAATCTCCTTAAACAGAAAGTACATTGATGAAAGCTATCTTTTGCGCATTAAAAATTTACTGATTTCATGTGGGCTTCCTGTTGATTACGGCAATATAGATAAATATGAAATAATTGATGGTATAAAGCATGATAAGAAAAATAGAGAGGGCAAGATAAAGTTTGTCCTGCCAGTAGGACATGGCAATGCTGAAGTCTTCGATGTTTTAGAAGAAGAAATATTGAATGTGTTGAATTAG
- the sdaAA gene encoding L-serine ammonia-lyase, iron-sulfur-dependent, subunit alpha, which yields MYQFSSGFELLELTKKYNIPISEVVINYEHEMTGDSKDTLIEKMASNLDVMRKSIERGLKEDVKSVGGFIGGDAKRLYDKIINNFTISGETVSKAVASAVAVSEVNAAMGKIVAAPTAGSSGVIPGALITIARKFGKSDDELIKSLFTSSGIGIIIAKNATLSGAEGGCQAEVGSASAMAAAALVELMGGSPEEALNAASFAIMNLLGLVCDPVAGLVEVPCVTRNAVGAANALICADLALSGMRSIIPFDDVVSAMDSVGKAMPCALKETAEGGLAKTATGIKLKMNMRE from the coding sequence TTGTATCAGTTTAGCAGTGGATTTGAATTGCTGGAGCTTACAAAAAAATACAATATTCCTATATCAGAAGTTGTAATAAATTATGAGCATGAGATGACTGGAGATAGTAAAGACACATTAATAGAAAAGATGGCGTCAAATCTTGACGTCATGAGGAAATCTATCGAAAGAGGCTTGAAGGAAGACGTAAAATCTGTAGGCGGTTTTATCGGAGGAGATGCTAAGAGGCTGTACGATAAAATAATTAATAATTTTACAATAAGCGGTGAGACAGTTTCAAAAGCTGTTGCATCGGCTGTTGCAGTATCAGAAGTAAATGCAGCAATGGGGAAAATCGTTGCAGCGCCTACTGCTGGTTCCAGCGGTGTCATTCCTGGAGCATTGATAACTATTGCAAGAAAGTTTGGAAAAAGTGATGATGAATTGATAAAATCTCTATTTACGTCGTCTGGAATTGGGATAATAATAGCAAAGAATGCTACGCTTTCAGGTGCAGAAGGAGGGTGCCAGGCTGAAGTAGGATCGGCTTCGGCTATGGCTGCTGCTGCTTTAGTTGAACTTATGGGTGGTTCTCCTGAGGAGGCCCTTAATGCAGCGTCTTTTGCCATTATGAATCTTTTAGGGCTTGTATGTGATCCTGTAGCAGGATTGGTGGAGGTTCCGTGTGTTACGCGAAATGCAGTTGGTGCTGCAAATGCTTTGATTTGCGCTGATTTGGCTTTGTCTGGCATGAGAAGCATCATTCCTTTTGATGATGTTGTAAGTGCAATGGACAGTGTAGGAAAAGCTATGCCTTGTGCACTTAAAGAGACGGCTGAAGGTGGGCTTGCTAAGACTGCAACCGGCATTAAACTGAAAATGAATATGAGAGAATAG
- the sdaAB gene encoding L-serine ammonia-lyase, iron-sulfur-dependent subunit beta, with protein MDLREYSVFDIMGPVMIGPSSSHTAGAARLAKIARQIAGDDVKEVQFILYDSFANTYKGHGTDKALVAGIIGLDPDDERLPHSFELAKEQNISFSFVKSDKDASHPNTVRMVIKNKSGDVIEVLGSSIGGGNVVLKEINGMSVEFTGEYETLITKHIDKPGIIAMVTKVLSEHMINIAFMRVYRQLKGDMAIMVIESDQTIPEDVRIRIEHIDGIEKAIVVDSINKA; from the coding sequence ATGGATTTGAGAGAGTACAGTGTTTTTGATATAATGGGACCTGTCATGATTGGTCCCAGCAGTTCCCACACAGCGGGAGCTGCTAGGCTGGCAAAGATAGCCAGACAGATAGCAGGTGACGATGTAAAAGAGGTGCAGTTTATACTGTACGATTCTTTTGCGAATACATACAAGGGCCATGGTACTGATAAAGCGCTTGTTGCTGGAATCATAGGACTTGATCCCGATGATGAAAGGCTGCCTCATTCTTTTGAATTGGCAAAAGAACAAAACATATCATTTTCATTTGTGAAAAGTGATAAAGATGCGTCTCATCCTAATACGGTTAGGATGGTCATAAAAAATAAATCAGGTGATGTCATTGAAGTATTGGGTTCGTCAATAGGCGGAGGTAATGTTGTGCTTAAAGAAATTAACGGTATGAGTGTGGAGTTTACAGGAGAATATGAAACGCTCATTACGAAGCATATTGACAAACCTGGTATCATAGCGATGGTGACAAAAGTTTTATCGGAGCACATGATAAATATAGCATTTATGAGGGTGTACAGGCAGTTAAAGGGAGATATGGCTATAATGGTTATTGAATCAGATCAAACGATACCGGAAGATGTGCGAATAAGAATAGAACATATTGATGGGATAGAGAAGGCTATAGTTGTAGACAGCATAAACAAAGCATAA
- the pepF gene encoding oligoendopeptidase F, whose protein sequence is MDKKLRDRKDIDDKYKWKLEDIYESDKEWKDDFDKAKEIIRQLSDFKGKIKDAESLLAVLKINDALQMVIEKLFVYARMKKDEDNSNGKYQALTDKAMRINVEASSAASFIAPEILSMDEEILKDCIENNDDFIDYRHFLEDLLRYKPHTLSDKEEMILAESEVMAHSPENIFKMLDNADIRFPSIEDEDGDLVELTHGNYIKYISSKNRDVRKKAFESLYSVYKNFANTYAAMTDSNVKKDVFYSKMRNYKTSLEASLFDDNVPVSVYDNLIGTIHERIDLLHRYVSIRKRMLNLDELHMYDLYVPLVADFDKEYEYEEAKDIVIKALEPLGNEYVSILKEGFDNRWIDVYENRGKTSGAYSWGTYGVHPFVLLNFQGKLDDVFTIAHEMGHSLHTYYSDKAQKYINSHYKIFVAEVASTCNESILIDYLLKNARDKSEKMYLLNHYLEQFKGTIFRQVMFAEFEKYTHEEAEKGEALTAEKLCQKYHELNQFYYGNDIIIDGEIDYEWERIPHFYSSFYVYKYATGFSAAVALSQMILNEGHAAVERYIEFLKSGGSDYPLNILKKAGVDLTTKKPILEALNVFEDILDEMEKLLDR, encoded by the coding sequence ATGGATAAGAAATTGAGAGATCGAAAAGACATCGATGATAAGTACAAGTGGAAATTAGAAGACATATATGAAAGCGATAAAGAGTGGAAGGATGATTTTGACAAAGCTAAAGAAATCATAAGGCAATTGTCAGATTTCAAAGGAAAAATTAAAGATGCAGAATCACTTCTGGCTGTTCTTAAGATAAATGATGCCTTGCAGATGGTCATAGAGAAGCTTTTTGTGTATGCCAGGATGAAAAAAGATGAGGACAACAGCAATGGCAAATATCAAGCATTGACAGATAAGGCTATGAGGATCAATGTTGAAGCATCCAGCGCAGCTTCTTTTATTGCTCCGGAGATTTTGTCGATGGATGAGGAAATCTTAAAAGACTGTATTGAGAATAATGATGATTTTATAGATTACAGGCATTTTTTGGAGGATTTATTAAGGTATAAGCCTCATACGCTTTCAGATAAAGAAGAGATGATATTGGCAGAAAGTGAAGTCATGGCACACTCTCCTGAGAATATATTCAAGATGCTGGATAATGCGGACATCAGATTTCCCTCTATTGAAGATGAAGATGGGGATTTGGTGGAACTGACCCATGGAAATTATATTAAGTACATAAGCAGTAAAAACAGAGATGTGAGAAAGAAGGCTTTTGAATCTCTTTACAGCGTCTACAAAAATTTTGCCAATACGTACGCAGCCATGACAGACTCCAATGTTAAGAAAGATGTATTTTATTCTAAGATGCGAAATTACAAGACATCTTTAGAAGCTTCGCTTTTCGATGACAATGTCCCTGTATCTGTCTACGACAATTTGATAGGGACTATACATGAAAGAATCGATTTGTTACACAGATATGTTTCTATTAGAAAAAGAATGCTTAATCTTGATGAGCTGCACATGTACGATCTCTATGTGCCATTAGTTGCAGACTTCGATAAAGAATATGAATACGAAGAAGCCAAAGATATAGTCATAAAAGCTTTAGAACCGTTAGGGAACGAATACGTAAGCATCTTAAAGGAAGGTTTTGATAATCGTTGGATAGACGTCTATGAGAATAGAGGAAAAACGTCTGGAGCGTATTCGTGGGGAACTTATGGCGTGCATCCATTTGTGCTTTTGAATTTTCAAGGTAAGTTGGATGATGTCTTTACCATAGCCCATGAGATGGGACATTCGCTTCATACGTATTATTCCGACAAAGCTCAGAAGTACATCAATTCTCACTATAAAATATTTGTTGCAGAAGTTGCATCGACTTGTAATGAATCTATTTTAATCGACTACCTTTTGAAAAATGCGAGAGACAAAAGTGAGAAGATGTATTTACTAAACCATTATCTTGAACAGTTTAAAGGAACGATATTTAGACAGGTTATGTTTGCTGAATTTGAGAAGTACACTCATGAAGAAGCTGAGAAAGGCGAGGCGCTGACTGCAGAAAAATTGTGTCAAAAGTATCACGAGCTCAATCAATTTTATTACGGAAATGATATAATAATAGATGGTGAGATCGATTATGAATGGGAAAGGATACCGCATTTTTATTCGAGCTTTTATGTCTACAAATATGCTACAGGATTTTCTGCTGCTGTCGCATTGTCGCAGATGATTTTAAATGAAGGCCATGCAGCAGTAGAAAGATATATAGAATTTTTAAAAAGCGGTGGTTCGGACTATCCACTTAATATCTTGAAAAAAGCAGGTGTAGATCTTACCACAAAGAAGCCGATTTTGGAAGCTTTAAATGTGTTTGAGGATATATTAGATGAAATGGAAAAACTTTTAGACAGGTGA
- a CDS encoding cyclase family protein: MKIYDVSMNINKNMQVYKNKPEKKPDLIVTSDFPKDSVHESRICMDMHTGTHFDAPLHMIEGGDTIDHFDITKAVSKCKVLDFTNVDDKITAEDLKEKEIESGEFILLKTRNSYEDSFNFNFIFLDASGAEYLKEKKVIGVGTDGLGIERAQPNHETHKTLLSNGITILEGLRLKDVDEGEYTLIAAPLKIDGAEAAPARALLIEDDKK; the protein is encoded by the coding sequence ATGAAAATATATGATGTTTCAATGAATATCAATAAAAATATGCAGGTTTACAAAAACAAACCGGAGAAAAAACCCGATTTGATTGTCACCAGCGATTTTCCAAAAGACAGCGTTCATGAATCCAGGATATGTATGGACATGCACACAGGTACTCATTTCGATGCACCTCTTCACATGATAGAAGGCGGTGATACGATTGACCATTTTGATATAACAAAAGCTGTTTCAAAGTGCAAAGTTCTTGATTTTACCAACGTAGATGATAAGATAACCGCAGAAGATTTAAAAGAGAAAGAAATAGAAAGTGGAGAATTTATACTTTTAAAGACAAGAAATTCTTACGAAGACAGTTTTAATTTTAATTTCATTTTCTTAGATGCAAGCGGAGCTGAGTATTTGAAAGAAAAGAAAGTAATAGGAGTTGGAACTGATGGACTTGGAATAGAAAGAGCACAGCCAAATCACGAAACCCATAAAACGTTGCTTAGTAATGGCATCACTATATTAGAAGGGCTAAGATTGAAAGATGTTGATGAAGGCGAATATACATTGATTGCTGCTCCTTTAAAAATAGATGGTGCAGAGGCCGCTCCTGCCAGAGCCCTTTTGATAGAGGACGATAAAAAATGA